From the genome of Kluyveromyces lactis strain NRRL Y-1140 chromosome F complete sequence:
GCTTGACTAGCACATAATTAGACACGCCACCGGCTTTCTCAGCAATGTTAACGTCATTCGAATGGCCTGCTTGTCTCTGAGCCTCCCTATATAAATGATAACAACTGATcaatccaaagaagaaaacaaatagAATGAGGAATTGAATGAGAATGGTTTTCCATGACTTCGTCGAAGGAGCTTCACGAACTAGGTTTTCAGAGTCATCTTGAATCATGGTCAGTTTGCAGGAATCACGCAACCTATTTGCTGGTAAGAAATAATACGTATCTCATAGTTCTATAAGCACACTTTCATAATGAATGTCGTAGGAAACCTTTTGTCTCGTTGATTTTAACTTTCTCATGATATTTTTGTAGTACATTTCCCAACTTGGAAGATGTAAAATAAATATGTTTAATTGAGAGCatttttttagtttttgaGTAGGAAATGAAGATTAGAGATGGAAAAGTGAAAGGAAGGAAAAGATGGAGGGAAGAAAGAGAGGACAAAGGCAAGGTGTAGGGAGGAATAATTGGGTGTAAGCAGTAGTATAATAGTAGTATAGCGGCAGTATACATCGAATAGGAAGTTCGTAGTTCATAGTTCAAGCCATGTACAAGGGATATTTGTTACTAGAGTGTTTGCGGTGGTCACGTGTATGGAGAAGCGTATTCTATTCACAGGGGGAGAGGTCCTCTATGTGAGGGATGATGGACAGAGAgtatgaaaatgaaaaatactTCCTCTGTTTATCACGTGAATAAGTTCAGGGGATGATTCACGAGAGATTGAGCATTTACTCctggtgaaaaatgaaaatgggaTGGTTGAAGTAGTCACGTGTATTCAGGAAAAGGGCAACCATTTACAAGGATCCCCTTGTGGTAGCAGGAATagtgcaatgaaaaatgaaaaaaatgaaacagatttgaaggaaaaggGGTAACCCGGACAAAAACAGGATTGAAGTATGGATTGAGAATGGATGGGATGGGACAGGAGAGAACGACTGAGGTTC
Proteins encoded in this window:
- a CDS encoding uncharacterized protein (no similarity); translation: MIQDDSENLVREAPSTKSWKTILIQFLILFVFFFGLISCYHLYREAQRQAGHSNDVNIAEKAGGVSNYVLVKHDHWNWIASSVVAGFLISAGALASYACWYRWYYLSNGYRKT